Genomic segment of Desulfurellaceae bacterium:
GGCGGGGTAGCCTACACCTGGTGGCCGCAGCGGCGCGGCTTCCTGCGCGGTACGCTGAACGCCGGCCGGTGTGAGGTGGTGATGGGCGTACCGTCTGGCTACGAGCTGGTGCTGACAACCCGGCCCTACTACGGGTCAACCTACGCCTTTGTGTATCCGTCCGCCGCCGCCTATCGGCTGACCTCTCTGGACGATGCGGTGTTGGCCAGCCTGCGCATCGGCGTGCATCTGATTGGCGACGATTACACCAACAGTCCGCCCGCCCATGCGCTCAGCCAGCGCGGCTTGGTCAAGAATGTGGTCGGCTACAGTGTGTTCGGTAATTACGCCGAGGACAGTCCGCCGGGCAAAATTGTGGAGGCGGTGGCTGCGGGTGAGATCGATACGGCCCTGGTCTGGGGACCGATTGCGGGCTATTTCGCCCAGCGTCACACGCCGCCCTTGCAGGTGACCCCGTTGCCTGCGGACGCGGGCTCGGACCGGCTGCCGTTTCGGTATGACATCGCCATGGGCGTGCGTCGGGGCAACCAGACCCTCAAAGCCGAGTTGGATGCCCTGCTGGTGCAGCATGCCCGGCCGATCCGGGCTATTCTGCAAGACTACGGGGTGCCCCTGGTCGGAGGTGAGACCGAGCAGCCGTCGGCCCGCGCGCCCAGCTCGGACGCGCTCCTGCAAACCGTTCAGGCTGAGATGCCCCCGGTCCAGGAAGCGGGACAGCAGCTTGTCGCAACCTCCAACGGCGACCTGCAAAACGCGGACGAGAATCCGTTTACCGGCGATCCGACGGCCATTGCCGAGGGCGAAGAGTACTACAAGATGCTGAACTGCTACGGCTGTCACGGTATGCGGGGTGGGGGAGGCATGGGGCCGAGCATCAACGATGCCAAGTGGAGCGTTGGCCAGGGCACGGACGCCGATGTCATGCAACAGATCATGGAAGGCCGGGGCAAGATGCCGTCTTACAAGGATTCGATTGATCCCGACCAGGCCTGGAAGATCATCGCCTATGTGCGGTCCTTGTACAAAGGCAGCCCGGACAAAGTGACCTGGTGACGTATGTGAAACTTCTTGACGTGGTGGCCCTCACGGCTGACCTGCCCGAGTACAATCTGTGGCGTGGGCAAGTGGGGACAATCGTTGCCGTTTTGGCCGACGGCGCCGCGTTTGAAGTAGAATTCTGCGACCGGGAAGGGCGGACCTACGAGTCAGTCGGCCTCCGTCCCGATCAGCTCATGGTGTTGCACTACGAGCCTCTGACCTCTCCACCACCATCGCCACCAGAACCGGCCTAATGTCCCAATCATTTTCAAACGCCGGATCGTGCTCAATCGGCGGCGCGGACCGATTCTTTGCCTCGGCTTGCGCCGGCCCGACGAAATAGGATACACCGCGTTCAGCACTCAGACTTAGACAGGAGGTCACCATGAAGCTCGTCAATTCGCTCGGTCCCAACCCCCGCTGTGTCCGTATGTTCATGGCCGAAAAAGGCATCAGCCTGGAGACTGTTGAACTCGATATCCTGGGTGGCGATAACCGCAAGTCGCCCTATACCGACAAGAATCCCGGCGGCCAGATGCCGTCTCTGGAGCTGGACGACGGCAGCTACCTGGCCGAGACGGTCGCCATCTGTGAATATCTGGAAGACCTGCATCCGAGCCCGGCCCTGATCGGCAGCACGCCCGAAGAGAAGGCCCAGACCCGAATGTGGCAACGCCGCGTCGAGATGAACATCACCGAACACCTGTATAACGGCTTTCGCTACGCCGAGGGCCTGGAGATGTTCAAGACTCGCCTGCACTGTCTACCCGAGGCTGCGGCTGGCCTCAAGGAGATCGTCCAGGAAAGACTCGCCTGGCTCGACGGCTTGATAGAAGGCAAGTCTTTCATCGTGGGTGAGCGTTTTACTGTGGCTGATATTGTCTTATACAGCGCACTCGATTTCGGCGCCGGGGTCGGCCAGACGATCAATCCCCAGCTCACACACATGACGGCCTGGTTCGAGCGGGTCAGTGCCCGGCCGAGTGCAGACGCGAGCCTGCATGAAAAAGCCAAAGGTCAGATGCGGGGAGCCTGAATTGCTCACAGGCGGTCAGTCATGAAGCGATACGCTTTCGTTCTCGCCGTTGTCCTGACCTCCGTGTTCGGGCTGGGTGCGGTTGACGCTTATGCCGATCCGGCCCGGCGGTGGTCCGGGCCGGGCTGGCCTGACGCCTATGGTCCGCGACATAGGGGGCCACGGTTCGGCAACTTTGCCACGCGTATTGCGGGTACCTACCTGATTCGTGACGGCGATGCCGAGACAGTCTCCCTGCGCTTGATCTCGCTGACCGCAGACGGGAACTGGTCCGGCACCCATTCCCACCAACAGGCTCCGGGCTTAAGCTTCAGCGACCAGCACGGAGTGTGGAAGCGCTCCGGGCGCCGGGAGATTACGGCCAGCGTCCTCGATTTTGGCATTGATGAGGCCACCGGCAGGGCCACCGAGGTGGTACGCGCTCGCTATGTCATGACCTTCAGCCGAGACCTGCAAGAGGTCAGCGGCGAATATGCCGGAGAAGCCTTCGCCCTGGACCAGGATCCGTTCGATCCCGACGCGGTTCCCATCAGCGGTTTTGACAACACCTTCACCGGCCACCGCCTGACCGTAGACCTGGACTGAGACGCGGTTGAGCAGTCGAGAACAACTGCGCTCATCGTTGCCCTTCATTCGACTCGGCCGGATAATAGCGCAGTACCCGATGGACGACCTCTGAGGGCTCGAGGGCGCCGGTCTGCGCGTCGCCGACCCAGTCCGCAATCACTTTCTTGGTCCAGTTGCCCCGCTCGTCAAATTCGTAGCGATAGACCTGCCGGCCGGCCAGGCTGCCGTCGGGATGATAATCCAGCCACTCGATCCGATTCCGCTTGTCATCATAGCGATACACCCACCGAGACATGAGTGCGTCTTGACGGTCATACACCTCGATGGTGGTCAGATTCCCCCGGGCGTCATAGGCGTACACGTTGCGTGATACGGGCTTGCGTTCGTCGTCAACCCACCTGCGCTCGACCATCCGTCCGACAGCGTCGTAGCGATACACGACATGGCCGAAAAAAGTCTCGTCCTTGTCCTGGCTGATCGATTCGACCGGCTTGGACAGCGTCCCGTTATAGCTGAAGAGTTCCTTGGACAGGATCGTTCCGTCGGCCTCGTAGCGGGCGGCTGTGGTCATGGCGCCGTGCTCGTCATAGGTCCAGACCATACGGTGCCACAGGGAACCGTCCGGGGCGTAGACGATTTCCTGGCTGGGCCGGCCGCCCTGACTGTAGCTGCGCACCTTGCGCTGAAAGTGGGTGCCGTCGGGGTTGTACAGGACTTGCTCGACCAGGCGCCCGCTCCGGTCATAGGTGTCGATTTGCCGCTGGCCCCGGACGCTCTCGACCCACTCTTCAGCCTGGCGGACGTACTGGGCGGTTTCGCTGCTGACGCTGTGGACCGCGCCGTACAGGTTTGCCCGCTCCCGGGTGTGTTCGGGGCCACCCTCCGGCGAGAGGCCGGTCAGGGCCAGAAACAGCACCGGGAGGAGCAGGCTGCTTGCTGTGATCATGATCCGTGTCTACCGCCTTTCCTGCTGAGCGTGCCGTTGTCATAGCACAAAGAAACATTTTTCTCTGCTTGACTGGGTTTGGCTTTGGGCAGGATAATCGCTCACCAGGAGGACAAGCCTATGCGGGAGAATACGCTCAAGAAAACCCTCAAAGCCGGAGACGTGGCCTTGGGGACTTTGCTGTGGGAAGTCCGCGGGCGGGGGGTGCTGCATACCCTGGCGCGGGCGGGCATGGATTTCGTCATGATCTGCAGCGAACACTCGGCCTATAACCTGGAGACGGTCGTCGAGCTGGTGCATCACGCCCACGCCGCCGGGCTCAGCCCGGTTGTGCGTATTCCGGACCTGGAATATGAGCACGTCACCCGACTGCTGGACTCGGGCTGTCAGAGCCTGATTGTGCCCCATGTCAAAACCGGAGACGAGGTTCGCCGTTTTATCGAACTGGCCAAGTACCACCCCCAGGGAAAACGCGGGGTGGCGATTTACCTGGGCGCCAACACGGATTACGAGGATGTCGATGCGGTCCAGGCCATGGCCCACGCCAACGCCAATACCCTGCTGGGTGTCATTATCGAGACCGCGCAGGCGGTCGAAAACCTGGACGATATTTTGCAGCCCGGCCTTGATCTGGCGCTGGTCGGCACTCAGGATCTGGCCCACAGCCTGGGGTTTCCGGGCGAGTTTGATCGGCCGGAGCTGCGCGATATTCTCGGCCGCGTGCGGGCGCTGTGCAAGGAGCGCGGGATCGCCACGGCTGGGGCGCTGACCAGACCGGACAGCGTCCAGGCCGTGGTGAACAGCGGCGCCCAGTATCTGCTGTACGGCACCGACCTGGTCCTGCTCAGGCAGGCCACGCTCCAGGCTGCCGAAGCCCTGGCCCCGTTTCGGAAAAGCTGACGCCGCCGCGTTCGGCTCTTTACCGTACGCCCCCGGATGCGCTAAGACAAACGGATGAACCGGAGAGCAGATCAGCCCAGTATTTTTTGGAGGAGGTCGTCATGAAGTTTGGTATTTTCTACGAGCTGTCCGTGCCGCGTCCCTGGGATGGGGAATCCGAGCGGGCCGTGTATATGAACGCCCTGGAACAGGTCCGGCTGGCCGATGAGGTCGGCTTTGATCAGGTCTGGGCGGTCGAGCATCATTTTCTGGAAGAGTACTCGCACTGCTCGGCGCCCGAGCTGTTCCTGACCGCGTGCGCGATGCAGACCAAGCAGATCAATGTCGGCCACGGCATTGTCATCTGTGTGCCGGAGTTTAATCAGCCGATTCGGATTGCCGAGCGCGCGGCCGTCCTGGACATTCTGTCCGGCGGGCGTTTGCAGTTTGGGACGGGCCGCTCGGCAACCTGGACCGAGCTGGGCGGGTTCGGGGCCAACCCGGACGAGACCAAGAAGAGCTGGGATGAGTTTGTGCACTGTATTCCCAAAATGTGGATGCAGGAGCGCTTCAGCTATGAGGGCAAATACTTCTCCATGCCGTCCCGGGCCGTACTGCCCAAACCCTATCAGAAGCCCCATCCGCCGATGTGGGTGGCGGTCACCAGCCCCGGCACCGAGTTGGACGCCGCCGACCGCGGCATCGGCAGCCTGGGGGTGACGTTTACCTCTTTTGCCGAGCAAGAGGCCAAGGTCAAAGAGTACCGGCGGCGGATCCAGAACTGTAACCCGGTCGGCGGCTTTGTGAACAACCAGGTCAATACGGTCAACTTCCTGTACTGCCACGAGGACAACGAGGCCGGGGCCAAGACCGGGATGCGGATGATTCAGCATTTCAACTATCTGGCCGCCCAGCTCGATATGGCCAAGGAAGCCTATCCGGCCAAGTCGTATCCGTCGGCGGGCCTGCTGCCGTCCCTGCGCCGCCAGGCTTCGAGTCCGGGCGAGCAGAACGCCGCGCCTGAGGGGATTGCGGTCGGCAACCCGGCCCACCTGATTCAAGAGCTGAAGAAGTGGGAAGCCTGCGGGGTGGACCGGGTCGGCTTCATGCTCAACGCGGCCGAGATCATTCCTCAGCAGCAGGTGCTCGACAGCCTGCGGCTGTTTGCCAAAGAGGTCATGCCGGCCTTTGCCGACTCGCAGGCCACCGCGGCCAGTGGAGGAGCGAGCTGATGCCGGTGTTTGGAAAACAGGACGTGCAGGCCGCTGCGGCCCGCGCGCCGCTCATGAGCGGTCTCGATACCGATCCGTGGGAACTCAAGGGGGCGGAGATTCTGCAGCTGAGCTTTGAGGTGGTCGAAGAGCCGGCCGAATGGCTGGCTGCGCCGGCCCTGCATCCGAGCATCCCGCCCTACGCCACGCTGTCGGTGGCCCGCTTTCCCGACAGTCCGGTCGGGCCGTATGCGCTGGCCCAGGTCCGGCTGGTCGTCCGCGCCGGGATTCGGCCTCGGGCCTATATGATCGGTGCCTACACCGATTCCGAGCAGGCTGCAGCCGCGCTCCGGATGCGCTGGGGATTCCCGCTGGAGTTGGCTACGGTCAGCCTCCAGGCGCGTCACGACCGGGTGATCGGCAGGGTTGAGCGGGACGGCCAGACGATTCTGGACATGGAGGCCGAGAATCCGGAGCATATCTCCGGGTCGGACGTCACGTATATCGACAGCCTCCACCTGGTGCGGGTCAACGAGGGAGGCGAGGAAAAGCCGCTGATCGTTCAGATCGATCCGGAGTATGTCTTTCACGCGGCTCAGCGCGGGATTCCGCACCTCAAGACGCTGGACGCGGAGGCGTGGGGCGCGGGCGATCGTCTGCGGTGTACCAGTCCGATGACCGCCACGTTCACGCGGTGTGATACGGATCTGCCCCGGCTGCGGTTTGCCCTGGATCCCAGCCTGCCGGCCCTGCAGGGCAGCCGCAAACTCCTCGCCTAGACGGACGACTCGGCGGTTCTGCCCCGACTGATCGAAGACCACCGGCCGGGCTCATGGCCCGGCCGGTGCGTGCGGTGCCCGGCCCGTCTGATGTCGGGCAGCGAGAGACAAAGGAGAGACGCATGAAGAGCGTGATATGGAAAAGTGTGGTCATCGGTCTGCTGCTCAGCCTGCCGGTGTCGGCCGACCAGCACGAACAGGCCGACCCGGTCCAGGCGGCGCTGCAGGCGCTGGCCGAGGGCGAGCATCGCTCGGCCGAGCATAAAGCTCGTAACCAATACCGGCATCCGGTCGAGACGCTGACTTGGCTCGGCCTGCGGCCGGATATGACGGTGGTGGAGATTTGGCCCGGTTCGGCCGGCTGGTATCTGGAAATTCTGGCGCCGTTCCTTAAAGACCAGGGCGCCTACTATGCGGCCGGACCCGATGCGGACTCGTCGGTGGATTATATCCAGCGCTCGGTCAAGGCGCTCGGCGCCAAGCTGGCGGCCAACGCCGAGCTGTACGGCGGGGTGACGACGACCGAACTCGCCCCGTCGGCCGACAAGACGATGATCGCTCCCGAGGGCTCGGCCGATATGGTGCTGACCTTCCGCAACGTGCATAACTGGATGAGCGGCGGCTATGCCGCAGACGTGTTTGCCGCCATGTATACGGCGCTCAAGCCGGGTGGGATTCTGGGGTTGGTCGAGCATCGGGGCAATCCCGAGGTCGCCCAGGACCCCAAAGCCGCCTCGGGCTATGTGAACGAAGACTATACGATTGAGTTGGCCCAGGCCGCGGGCTTTCAGCTGCTTGAGCGCTCGGACGTGAACGCCAACCCAAAAGATACCAAAGAC
This window contains:
- a CDS encoding quinoprotein dehydrogenase-associated putative ABC transporter substrate-binding protein, producing MLGCVVLLAAPSRAADSPGSPPGLRVCADPNNLPFSNRQQQGFENKIAELLAKERGGGVAYTWWPQRRGFLRGTLNAGRCEVVMGVPSGYELVLTTRPYYGSTYAFVYPSAAAYRLTSLDDAVLASLRIGVHLIGDDYTNSPPAHALSQRGLVKNVVGYSVFGNYAEDSPPGKIVEAVAAGEIDTALVWGPIAGYFAQRHTPPLQVTPLPADAGSDRLPFRYDIAMGVRRGNQTLKAELDALLVQHARPIRAILQDYGVPLVGGETEQPSARAPSSDALLQTVQAEMPPVQEAGQQLVATSNGDLQNADENPFTGDPTAIAEGEEYYKMLNCYGCHGMRGGGGMGPSINDAKWSVGQGTDADVMQQIMEGRGKMPSYKDSIDPDQAWKIIAYVRSLYKGSPDKVTW
- a CDS encoding DUF4926 domain-containing protein, whose product is MKLLDVVALTADLPEYNLWRGQVGTIVAVLADGAAFEVEFCDREGRTYESVGLRPDQLMVLHYEPLTSPPPSPPEPA
- a CDS encoding glutathione S-transferase family protein codes for the protein MKLVNSLGPNPRCVRMFMAEKGISLETVELDILGGDNRKSPYTDKNPGGQMPSLELDDGSYLAETVAICEYLEDLHPSPALIGSTPEEKAQTRMWQRRVEMNITEHLYNGFRYAEGLEMFKTRLHCLPEAAAGLKEIVQERLAWLDGLIEGKSFIVGERFTVADIVLYSALDFGAGVGQTINPQLTHMTAWFERVSARPSADASLHEKAKGQMRGA
- a CDS encoding LLM class flavin-dependent oxidoreductase, whose translation is MKFGIFYELSVPRPWDGESERAVYMNALEQVRLADEVGFDQVWAVEHHFLEEYSHCSAPELFLTACAMQTKQINVGHGIVICVPEFNQPIRIAERAAVLDILSGGRLQFGTGRSATWTELGGFGANPDETKKSWDEFVHCIPKMWMQERFSYEGKYFSMPSRAVLPKPYQKPHPPMWVAVTSPGTELDAADRGIGSLGVTFTSFAEQEAKVKEYRRRIQNCNPVGGFVNNQVNTVNFLYCHEDNEAGAKTGMRMIQHFNYLAAQLDMAKEAYPAKSYPSAGLLPSLRRQASSPGEQNAAPEGIAVGNPAHLIQELKKWEACGVDRVGFMLNAAEIIPQQQVLDSLRLFAKEVMPAFADSQATAASGGAS
- a CDS encoding acetoacetate decarboxylase family protein — encoded protein: MPVFGKQDVQAAAARAPLMSGLDTDPWELKGAEILQLSFEVVEEPAEWLAAPALHPSIPPYATLSVARFPDSPVGPYALAQVRLVVRAGIRPRAYMIGAYTDSEQAAAALRMRWGFPLELATVSLQARHDRVIGRVERDGQTILDMEAENPEHISGSDVTYIDSLHLVRVNEGGEEKPLIVQIDPEYVFHAAQRGIPHLKTLDAEAWGAGDRLRCTSPMTATFTRCDTDLPRLRFALDPSLPALQGSRKLLA
- a CDS encoding class I SAM-dependent methyltransferase — translated: MKSVIWKSVVIGLLLSLPVSADQHEQADPVQAALQALAEGEHRSAEHKARNQYRHPVETLTWLGLRPDMTVVEIWPGSAGWYLEILAPFLKDQGAYYAAGPDADSSVDYIQRSVKALGAKLAANAELYGGVTTTELAPSADKTMIAPEGSADMVLTFRNVHNWMSGGYAADVFAAMYTALKPGGILGLVEHRGNPEVAQDPKAASGYVNEDYTIELAQAAGFQLLERSDVNANPKDTKDYEGGVWTLPPVLRLKDVDRDTYLAIGESDRMTLKFVKPQAD